From one Paractinoplanes brasiliensis genomic stretch:
- a CDS encoding CDP-alcohol phosphatidyltransferase family protein, which yields MTSVTAPTGVGSSRAPVVGLAAQLALLALLGSTLGLTATGLIAGAAYGLVLCGLLGAGLDRAGLTTIGPANAVTLARALLVGAVTAMVVTSFAQPVSTPVLVVIAGVALALDGVDGQVARRTGNTTALGARFDMEVDAFLILVLSVYAGDRFGWWWVAIGAFRYVFVAAALFAPWLNAALPPRFSRKVVAALQGIVLALVTADLLPTFLTMVALTVALGSLTWSFGRDSLWLYKASRIRAAARERWSGAAPALVH from the coding sequence GTGACATCAGTAACCGCACCCACCGGAGTCGGCTCCTCGCGTGCCCCGGTGGTCGGACTGGCCGCCCAGCTCGCCCTGCTGGCCCTGCTCGGCAGCACCCTCGGCCTCACCGCCACCGGCCTGATCGCCGGCGCGGCCTACGGCCTGGTCCTCTGCGGCCTGCTCGGCGCCGGGCTCGACCGCGCCGGCCTGACGACGATCGGCCCGGCGAACGCGGTCACACTGGCCCGCGCGCTGCTGGTCGGCGCGGTGACCGCGATGGTGGTCACGTCGTTCGCCCAACCGGTCAGCACCCCCGTTCTGGTGGTGATCGCCGGGGTGGCCCTGGCCCTGGACGGTGTGGACGGGCAGGTGGCCCGCCGCACCGGGAACACAACGGCCCTGGGCGCCCGCTTCGACATGGAGGTCGACGCCTTCCTCATCCTGGTGCTCAGCGTCTACGCGGGTGACCGTTTCGGCTGGTGGTGGGTGGCGATCGGGGCTTTCCGGTACGTCTTCGTGGCGGCTGCCCTCTTTGCTCCGTGGCTCAACGCCGCTCTGCCGCCCCGGTTCTCGCGCAAGGTGGTCGCGGCTCTGCAGGGGATTGTGCTGGCGCTGGTCACGGCCGATCTGCTGCCGACCTTTTTGACCATGGTCGCCCTGACCGTTGCTCTGGGGTCGTTGACCTGGTCGTTCGGGCGGGATTCTCTGTGGCTCTACAAGGCTTCGCGGATTCGGGCTGCGGCTCGGGAGCGGTGGTCGGGGGCTGCTCCGGCTCTGGTGCATTGA
- a CDS encoding alpha/beta hydrolase family protein, which yields MRRLAVVLVLLALLLDGFGPVPPASARQAVVTRALALARGIDRPLPTTLWHRVRLTGRHPIILFSHGLGGLPRQFAPLAEGWAEAGYVVAAPAYPHTNGRVRVDRHDIVNQPADAAWVIKAVRALDRAAGDPLAGHLDVDRVVAVGFSAGGTTTLGLFGPGHPAYLRAGVAISGRRPIAYGGPAAPLLFLHGDRDRVVPLRAGLDAYSSAPFPAKQFVTLQGARHGEFLRPGDARYARVSGRILAFLQANVPVAGLRSLYPE from the coding sequence GTGCGCAGACTCGCGGTGGTGCTGGTCCTGCTGGCGCTGCTGCTGGACGGTTTCGGACCGGTTCCGCCGGCGTCGGCGCGGCAGGCCGTGGTGACCCGCGCGCTCGCCCTCGCCCGTGGCATTGACCGGCCGCTGCCGACCACGCTGTGGCACCGCGTGCGTCTCACCGGCCGTCACCCGATCATCCTGTTCAGCCACGGGCTGGGCGGCCTGCCCCGGCAGTTCGCGCCGCTGGCGGAGGGGTGGGCCGAGGCGGGGTACGTGGTAGCGGCGCCCGCCTACCCGCACACGAACGGGCGGGTGCGGGTCGACCGGCATGACATCGTCAACCAGCCGGCCGACGCGGCGTGGGTGATCAAGGCGGTGCGAGCGCTGGACCGCGCGGCCGGGGACCCCCTGGCCGGGCACCTCGACGTGGACCGGGTGGTGGCGGTCGGGTTCTCTGCCGGGGGCACCACGACACTGGGGCTGTTCGGGCCCGGGCATCCGGCGTACCTGCGGGCCGGGGTGGCGATCAGCGGACGGCGGCCGATCGCCTACGGCGGGCCCGCTGCGCCGCTGCTGTTCCTGCACGGCGACCGGGATCGGGTGGTTCCGCTGCGGGCGGGCCTGGACGCGTACTCGTCGGCGCCGTTCCCGGCAAAACAATTCGTGACCCTCCAGGGTGCCCGTCACGGAGAGTTTTTGCGCCCTGGAGACGCTCGGTATGCCCGGGTGTCGGGTCGGATTCTGGCCTTCCTCCAGGCGAATGTCCCGGTCGCCGGACTTCGGAGTCTGTACCCGGAGTGA
- a CDS encoding ABC transporter substrate-binding protein, with protein sequence MRLVSLLPSATEIVYALGLGDQLAGVTFECDEPPAARQEKMVVVGGKDTRGMTPAEIDAYVKARLTDGGDLYTLHADALAGLDPDLILTQDLCRVCALPSGHVTDALDHLGCRADVVSLDPYSLDEVLQTFQAVGDAAGVPERAETLIAGLRKRLESVEQAVAGRPRKRVAIVEWVEPPFSAGHWVPDLVTAAGGEPVAANGGARSVETTYAALTAADPEVVLVTPCGFHLEGAISQARVVAPHFPDAEVWALDADGLIVRPGPRLVDGVEAIAAILHPDVFGGHDAAFRVQ encoded by the coding sequence ATGCGCCTGGTTTCGCTTCTCCCGTCGGCCACCGAAATCGTCTACGCCCTCGGCCTCGGCGACCAACTGGCCGGGGTCACCTTCGAATGCGACGAGCCTCCGGCGGCCCGCCAGGAGAAAATGGTGGTGGTCGGCGGCAAGGACACGCGCGGCATGACCCCCGCCGAGATCGACGCGTACGTGAAGGCCAGGCTCACCGACGGCGGTGACCTCTACACCCTGCACGCGGACGCCCTCGCCGGGCTGGACCCGGACCTGATCCTGACGCAGGACCTGTGCCGGGTGTGTGCGCTGCCGTCGGGCCATGTCACCGATGCGCTCGACCACCTGGGCTGCCGCGCTGATGTGGTGTCGCTCGACCCGTACAGCCTCGACGAGGTGCTGCAGACCTTCCAGGCCGTGGGCGACGCGGCCGGCGTCCCCGAACGCGCCGAGACCCTGATCGCCGGGTTGCGCAAGCGGCTGGAATCAGTCGAGCAGGCCGTCGCCGGGAGGCCTCGGAAGAGGGTGGCGATCGTGGAGTGGGTCGAGCCGCCGTTCTCCGCCGGGCATTGGGTGCCTGACCTGGTCACGGCGGCCGGAGGTGAGCCGGTGGCCGCCAATGGGGGCGCGCGGTCGGTCGAGACGACGTACGCGGCTTTGACGGCTGCTGATCCCGAGGTTGTTCTCGTCACGCCGTGCGGGTTTCACCTGGAAGGGGCGATCTCGCAGGCTCGCGTGGTCGCGCCGCATTTCCCCGATGCCGAGGTGTGGGCGCTCGATGCCGACGGGTTGATCGTGCGGCCGGGTCCGCGTCTGGTCGACGGGGTCGAGGCGATCGCTGCGATTCTGCATCCGGATGTCTTCGGGGGGCACGACGCCGCTTTCCGGGTGCAGTGA
- a CDS encoding alpha/beta fold hydrolase: MVTETMVPVNGIELCVETFGEPGDPALLLIAAASSSMDWWDDEFCRRLAAGGRFVVRYDHRDTGRSTSFGPGPPPYSDVDLAHDALGVLDALNLRRAHLVGLSMGGGLAQRIAVERPHRLLSLTLIASSTTFPPYALSQVDAERRWSDRRCAVEGIVSATRSTGGPFTAEDQHLRRLAERVFDRTQDMTAARTNHLRCAAGPPVSDRLGEISAPTLILHGTLDPVVPPAQAEAMCAEIPGSRLVWLEGVGHEYPPMAVWAQVIDEILDEAGRRTQPA; this comes from the coding sequence GTGGTGACCGAGACGATGGTGCCGGTCAACGGCATCGAGCTGTGTGTGGAAACCTTCGGCGAGCCCGGCGATCCCGCCCTGCTGCTGATCGCGGCCGCGAGCAGCTCGATGGACTGGTGGGACGACGAGTTCTGCCGCCGCCTGGCCGCGGGCGGGCGCTTCGTGGTCCGCTACGACCACCGCGACACCGGCCGGTCGACATCGTTCGGGCCGGGCCCACCGCCGTACTCCGATGTCGACCTGGCCCACGACGCGTTGGGTGTGCTCGACGCGCTCAACCTCCGCCGGGCCCATCTGGTCGGCCTCTCGATGGGCGGCGGTCTGGCCCAGCGCATCGCCGTCGAGCGCCCGCACCGGCTCCTGTCGCTCACCTTGATCGCGTCGAGCACAACCTTCCCCCCGTACGCGCTGAGCCAGGTGGACGCCGAGCGGCGCTGGTCGGATCGCCGGTGCGCGGTCGAGGGCATCGTGTCCGCCACGCGCAGCACGGGTGGCCCGTTCACCGCCGAGGATCAGCATCTGCGCCGCCTGGCCGAGCGGGTCTTCGACCGCACGCAGGACATGACCGCGGCCCGGACGAACCATCTGCGCTGCGCCGCCGGCCCGCCGGTGAGCGACCGGCTCGGCGAGATCTCCGCCCCGACGCTGATCCTGCACGGCACACTGGACCCGGTGGTTCCGCCGGCGCAGGCCGAGGCGATGTGCGCCGAGATCCCCGGCTCACGGCTGGTGTGGCTGGAGGGCGTCGGCCACGAGTACCCTCCGATGGCAGTGTGGGCCCAGGTGATCGACGAGATCCTCGATGAGGCCGGCCGCCGCACGCAGCCGGCCTGA
- a CDS encoding ArsR/SmtB family transcription factor produces MDALAALAEPTRRRIVDALRLRECTVGELVETLAMSQPAVSKHLRVLREAGVVTARIRAQQRVYRLEPGPFRELDAWLAPYRRMWTHHLAELERHLEHKTGDGSSPEGPAAARAGQADQPASKPGNGRGAGQDGGER; encoded by the coding sequence GTGGATGCCCTCGCCGCCCTGGCCGAGCCGACCCGCCGCCGGATCGTGGACGCGTTGCGGCTGCGGGAGTGCACGGTGGGCGAGCTCGTGGAGACGCTCGCGATGAGCCAGCCCGCGGTCTCCAAGCACCTTCGGGTGCTGCGGGAAGCCGGGGTAGTCACCGCGCGGATCCGGGCCCAGCAGCGGGTCTATCGGCTCGAACCCGGGCCGTTCCGCGAGCTCGACGCCTGGCTGGCGCCCTATCGGCGGATGTGGACGCACCACCTCGCCGAGCTGGAGCGGCACCTGGAGCACAAGACGGGCGACGGGTCGTCACCCGAGGGCCCGGCGGCGGCCCGTGCCGGGCAGGCCGATCAACCCGCCTCGAAGCCGGGGAACGGTCGAGGGGCTGGTCAGGATGGAGGAGAACGGTGA
- a CDS encoding SRPBCC family protein: MSFDVGAARDARLEGAGEPWTLVFVRELRQPPPVVWEALTDPAELDQWAPFVPVRDLNEPGVTTFTMVDGDNREDTPAVVRVVEAPKVLEYTWGQDLLRWELEPAGDGTLLTLRHTLVEPSDPASVTTGWHVCVVVLQHLLDGDPHGVIRGREAERYGFDALREAYGKILGRAAG; encoded by the coding sequence GTGAGTTTTGATGTCGGTGCGGCGAGGGACGCGCGGCTCGAAGGGGCCGGTGAGCCGTGGACTCTGGTGTTCGTCCGGGAGCTCCGGCAACCGCCGCCGGTGGTGTGGGAGGCGCTCACCGACCCGGCCGAGCTCGACCAGTGGGCGCCTTTCGTTCCCGTACGGGATCTCAACGAGCCCGGTGTGACCACGTTCACGATGGTGGACGGGGACAACCGGGAGGACACGCCGGCCGTGGTCCGGGTGGTCGAGGCGCCCAAGGTGCTCGAGTACACCTGGGGGCAGGACCTGCTGCGGTGGGAGCTGGAACCGGCCGGTGACGGGACCCTGCTGACGCTGCGTCACACGCTTGTCGAGCCGAGCGACCCGGCCTCGGTCACGACCGGGTGGCATGTCTGCGTCGTCGTGCTGCAGCACCTCCTGGACGGCGATCCGCACGGTGTCATCCGGGGGCGGGAGGCCGAGCGGTACGGCTTCGACGCGCTCCGGGAGGCGTACGGGAAAATCCTCGGGAGGGCTGCCGGTTAA
- a CDS encoding HAAS signaling domain-containing protein translates to MTTAPLEHTDVIVLDYLAALWAESEDLAPELRDELMTTVADYIAMRRTSPSSPITDPAEILRRLGPPEALVAATRRGYLPPHLKLPALIPPPPPAATGGGAAVGGAAEYTAIGLMTAGAFVMPGVGPFAGMLMASASPRWTPAEKATGWFLTIGSGTAAFAAGLFFLMLGTANSAGLLFCYMVAVGGSMFAGMRMLDALRRP, encoded by the coding sequence ATGACGACGGCACCGCTCGAGCACACGGACGTGATCGTCCTGGACTATCTCGCCGCCCTGTGGGCGGAGAGTGAGGACCTGGCGCCCGAGTTGCGGGACGAGCTGATGACGACCGTGGCTGACTACATCGCCATGCGCCGGACGTCGCCGTCGTCACCGATCACGGACCCGGCCGAGATCCTGCGCCGGTTAGGGCCGCCGGAAGCGCTCGTGGCGGCCACCCGGCGTGGCTACCTGCCCCCGCACCTGAAGTTGCCCGCCCTGATCCCGCCTCCCCCGCCGGCCGCCACCGGTGGGGGAGCGGCGGTGGGCGGCGCGGCCGAGTACACCGCGATCGGGCTGATGACGGCGGGTGCGTTCGTGATGCCGGGCGTCGGACCCTTCGCGGGGATGCTGATGGCCAGCGCGTCGCCCCGGTGGACGCCGGCCGAGAAAGCCACCGGCTGGTTCCTGACGATCGGCTCGGGCACGGCCGCGTTCGCCGCCGGGCTGTTCTTCCTGATGCTGGGCACGGCCAACTCCGCCGGCCTGCTGTTCTGCTACATGGTCGCGGTGGGCGGCTCGATGTTCGCCGGCATGCGCATGCTCGACGCCCTGCGCCGCCCGTAG